From Eleftheria terrae, the proteins below share one genomic window:
- a CDS encoding ABC transporter permease subunit produces the protein MSMPTPSGTAPARGLALQGQELLRTLGMLPVLVLLCIGFGLLTENFATLQNLSIVTQQASINIVLAAGMTFVILTAGIDLSVGSILAASAVVAMLASQSADYGLLGVLAGLLCGLLFGLVNGVLVAFVRLPPFIVTLGALTAVRGIARLLGNDTTVFNPQLPFAFIGNGEVLGVPWLVIIAFAVVALSWFILRRTVLGLNIYSVGGNPEAARLSGIKVWAVLLFVYAISGLLSGLGGVMSASRLYAANGLQLGMSYELDAIAAVILGGTSFVGGVGSILGTLVGALIIAVLSNGLILMGVSDIWQYIVKGLVIIGAVALDRYRRKDSART, from the coding sequence ATGTCCATGCCCACCCCGAGCGGAACGGCCCCGGCCCGTGGCCTGGCGCTGCAGGGCCAGGAGCTGCTGCGCACCCTGGGCATGCTGCCCGTGCTGGTGTTGCTGTGCATCGGCTTCGGCCTGTTGACCGAGAACTTCGCGACGCTGCAGAACCTGTCCATCGTCACGCAGCAGGCGTCGATCAACATCGTGCTGGCGGCAGGCATGACCTTCGTCATCCTCACCGCCGGCATCGACCTCTCGGTGGGCTCCATCCTGGCGGCCTCGGCAGTGGTGGCGATGCTGGCCTCGCAGTCGGCGGACTACGGCCTGCTGGGCGTGCTGGCCGGCCTGTTGTGCGGTCTGCTGTTCGGCCTGGTCAACGGCGTGCTGGTGGCCTTCGTGCGGTTGCCGCCCTTCATCGTCACGCTGGGCGCACTGACCGCGGTGCGTGGCATCGCGCGGCTGCTGGGCAATGACACGACCGTGTTCAACCCGCAGCTGCCCTTTGCCTTCATCGGCAACGGCGAGGTGCTGGGCGTGCCCTGGCTGGTGATCATCGCCTTCGCGGTGGTGGCCTTGTCGTGGTTCATCCTGCGCCGCACGGTGCTCGGCCTCAACATCTATTCGGTGGGTGGCAATCCCGAGGCGGCCCGGCTGTCGGGCATCAAGGTGTGGGCGGTGCTGCTGTTCGTCTATGCCATCTCGGGCCTGCTGTCCGGGCTGGGCGGGGTGATGTCGGCCTCGCGGCTCTATGCGGCCAATGGCTTGCAGCTGGGCATGTCCTACGAGCTGGATGCGATTGCCGCGGTGATCCTGGGTGGCACCAGCTTCGTGGGCGGGGTGGGCTCCATCCTCGGCACCCTGGTGGGGGCGCTGATCATCGCAGTGCTGTCCAACGGCCTGATCCTGATGGGCGTGAGCGACATCTGGCAGTACATCGTCAAGGGCCTCGTCATCATCGGCGCGGTGGCGCTGGACCGCTACCGCCGCAAGGATTCCGCACGCACCTGA
- a CDS encoding ABC transporter substrate-binding protein: MNKKLLALAAFTAAALCVPAAQAQQKQLKSIGITLGSLGNPFFVTLAKGAEAKAKQLNPGVKVTALSADYDLNKQFSQIDGFISSGVDLILINAADAKAIEPAVQRARKAGIAVVAVDVAAAGADATVQTNNVQAGELACGYIAERLKGQGNLIIQNGPQVSAVVDRVNGCKAVLKKHPGIKVLSDDQDGKGSREGGMNVMQGHLTRFPKVDAVFTINDPQAIGSDLAARQLNRKNIVITSVDGAPDIEAALKGDTQVQASASQDPYAMAQKAVEIGVELINGKKPANPMVLMPSTLVTRANVASYKGWSAPR; the protein is encoded by the coding sequence ATGAACAAGAAACTGCTGGCGCTGGCCGCCTTCACCGCCGCGGCGCTGTGCGTGCCGGCCGCCCAGGCGCAGCAAAAACAGCTCAAGAGCATCGGCATCACGCTGGGCTCGCTGGGCAACCCGTTTTTCGTCACGCTGGCCAAGGGGGCGGAAGCCAAGGCCAAGCAGCTCAACCCGGGCGTGAAGGTGACGGCGCTGTCGGCCGACTACGACCTGAACAAGCAGTTCTCGCAGATCGATGGTTTCATCTCCTCGGGCGTGGACCTCATCTTGATCAACGCCGCCGATGCCAAGGCCATCGAGCCGGCGGTGCAGCGCGCGCGCAAGGCCGGCATTGCGGTGGTGGCGGTCGACGTCGCCGCAGCAGGTGCCGACGCCACCGTGCAGACCAACAACGTGCAGGCCGGCGAGCTGGCCTGTGGGTACATTGCCGAGCGGCTGAAGGGCCAGGGCAACCTGATCATCCAGAACGGCCCGCAGGTCTCGGCCGTGGTGGACCGCGTCAACGGCTGCAAGGCGGTGCTGAAGAAGCACCCGGGCATCAAGGTGCTGTCGGACGACCAGGACGGCAAGGGTTCGCGCGAAGGCGGCATGAACGTGATGCAGGGCCACCTGACGCGTTTTCCCAAGGTGGATGCGGTGTTCACCATCAACGACCCCCAGGCCATCGGCTCCGACCTGGCAGCCCGCCAGCTGAACCGCAAGAACATCGTCATCACCTCGGTGGATGGTGCGCCCGATATCGAGGCGGCCCTCAAGGGCGACACCCAGGTGCAGGCCTCTGCCAGCCAGGACCCGTACGCCATGGCCCAGAAGGCGGTGGAGATCGGCGTGGAGCTGATCAACGGCAAGAAGCCCGCCAACCCGATGGTGCTGATGCCCTCGACGCTGGTGACCCGCGCCAACGTGGCGAGCTACAAGGGCTGGTCGGCACCGCGCTGA
- a CDS encoding carbohydrate kinase family protein, translated as MFVVCGEALMDVYTGDRTGTGLLLDARIGGSPFNVAVGLARLQRPVAFLGGLSTDAFGERLLAALQAEGVDGSLLVRSPAPTTLSVVGLDAQGVPAYAFHGQGAADRLLSPELLPALPAAARVLQFGSYAMVVEPVGSTLRALAARERQQRLVAYDPNVRLNVEPDVRRWQAVVDEMAGIAQLVKVSDEDLGLLYPGQPAAAVAARWLEQGARLVVVTRGAQGSEAWTRAAHARAEAEPVAVVDTVGAGDTFQAALLTRLDELGHLSVAGLEALPGPVLQDVLRFAGRAAAVTCARRGADLPRRAQVA; from the coding sequence ATGTTTGTCGTGTGCGGTGAAGCTTTGATGGACGTCTATACCGGTGACCGCACCGGCACCGGGCTGCTGCTTGATGCGCGCATCGGCGGCTCGCCATTCAACGTCGCGGTGGGCCTGGCCCGGCTGCAGCGGCCGGTGGCCTTTCTGGGTGGCCTGTCCACCGATGCCTTCGGCGAGCGCTTGCTTGCCGCTCTGCAGGCGGAGGGGGTGGACGGCAGCCTGCTCGTGCGCAGCCCGGCTCCCACCACACTCAGCGTGGTGGGGCTGGATGCACAAGGCGTGCCGGCCTATGCCTTCCACGGGCAGGGCGCTGCGGACCGCCTGTTGTCCCCCGAGCTGCTGCCGGCGCTGCCGGCGGCAGCGCGGGTGCTGCAGTTCGGCTCGTATGCCATGGTGGTGGAGCCGGTGGGCAGCACACTGCGGGCGCTCGCCGCCCGCGAGCGGCAGCAGCGACTGGTGGCCTACGACCCCAACGTGCGGCTGAACGTCGAGCCCGACGTGCGGCGCTGGCAGGCGGTGGTGGACGAGATGGCTGGCATCGCGCAGCTGGTCAAGGTCAGCGACGAGGACCTGGGCCTGCTGTATCCCGGCCAGCCGGCGGCCGCGGTGGCAGCTCGCTGGCTGGAGCAGGGCGCGCGGCTGGTGGTGGTGACGCGCGGCGCGCAAGGCAGCGAGGCCTGGACCCGCGCCGCCCACGCGCGGGCAGAAGCAGAGCCGGTGGCGGTGGTCGATACGGTGGGTGCCGGCGATACCTTCCAGGCCGCCCTCCTGACGCGGCTGGACGAATTGGGCCACTTGTCGGTGGCTGGCCTCGAGGCGCTTCCCGGGCCCGTGTTGCAGGACGTGCTCCGCTTCGCGGGGCGGGCTGCGGCCGTCACGTGCGCACGCCGGGGCGCTGACCTGCCGCGCCGCGCCCAAGTGGCGTGA
- a CDS encoding xylulokinase, whose translation MWLGLDLGTGSAKAAIVSHKGAVVAEAAVGYEVRSAQPGWAETHPGHWWAAACRCVQALPAALRSDIQCIGLSGQMHGLVLVDASGRPLRPAVLWADSRAGAELAHYDAALRARLANPPTPGMMGPLLLWLQRHEPELFAQARWALLPKDWLRLQLVGSAASDPSDASGSLLADGRGQWDRSLMQALGLPPSLFPPVQASAALAGRLQARAASRLGLPVDIPVAVGAADTAAAALGSGLVDDGDAQLTVGSGAQIVVMRGAEPPASPRLNTYRAVDGPGLPGWYTMAAMQNAGTALEWVRALFGLSWAAFYDLAFASERPASQAIFLPYLNGERTPWMNPEARGGWSGLARSDTQGSLLHAALLGVAYSLRAGLDALRESGTPLRRLRLAGGGAVRPEWRQLLADVLGCELQPSTLANASARGAALLGAQAAGLLPTPLRESRPPDALDEPPVRPQANHDAGYWRFRDTYLALHDAGGSLGGA comes from the coding sequence ATGTGGCTGGGACTGGACCTCGGCACCGGCTCCGCCAAGGCGGCCATCGTGTCGCACAAGGGCGCGGTGGTGGCCGAGGCGGCGGTCGGCTACGAGGTGCGATCGGCCCAGCCGGGCTGGGCCGAGACCCATCCGGGGCATTGGTGGGCGGCTGCCTGCCGCTGTGTGCAGGCCTTGCCGGCGGCGCTGCGCTCGGACATCCAGTGCATCGGCCTGTCCGGACAGATGCACGGGCTGGTGCTGGTGGACGCCTCGGGTCGCCCGCTGCGGCCGGCGGTCTTGTGGGCCGACAGTCGTGCCGGTGCCGAGCTGGCCCACTACGACGCAGCCTTGCGTGCCCGGCTCGCCAATCCGCCCACGCCGGGCATGATGGGGCCGCTGCTGCTGTGGCTGCAGCGGCATGAGCCCGAGCTGTTCGCGCAGGCGCGCTGGGCCCTGCTGCCCAAGGACTGGCTGCGGCTGCAGCTGGTGGGCAGCGCCGCCTCGGACCCCAGCGACGCCAGTGGCAGCCTGCTGGCCGACGGCCGGGGGCAGTGGGATCGTTCCCTGATGCAGGCGCTCGGCCTGCCGCCGTCCCTGTTCCCGCCGGTGCAGGCATCGGCGGCGCTGGCTGGCCGCCTGCAGGCTCGGGCGGCGTCCCGGCTCGGCCTGCCGGTCGACATTCCGGTGGCGGTGGGCGCCGCCGACACGGCGGCCGCTGCGCTGGGCAGCGGCCTGGTGGACGATGGCGACGCGCAGCTCACCGTGGGCAGCGGGGCACAGATCGTGGTGATGCGGGGGGCTGAGCCGCCTGCTTCACCGCGGCTGAACACCTACCGGGCCGTGGACGGGCCGGGGCTGCCCGGCTGGTACACCATGGCTGCCATGCAGAACGCAGGCACCGCGCTGGAGTGGGTGCGGGCCTTGTTCGGCCTGAGCTGGGCGGCTTTCTACGACCTGGCCTTTGCCAGCGAGCGACCGGCCTCGCAGGCGATATTCCTGCCGTACCTGAACGGCGAGCGCACGCCCTGGATGAACCCCGAGGCGCGTGGCGGCTGGAGCGGGCTGGCACGCAGTGACACTCAGGGCAGCCTGTTGCATGCGGCGCTGCTCGGGGTGGCCTACAGTCTGCGCGCGGGACTGGATGCGCTGCGCGAGAGCGGAACGCCACTGCGCCGGCTGCGCTTGGCGGGTGGCGGTGCGGTGAGGCCCGAGTGGCGGCAATTGCTGGCTGACGTGCTGGGATGCGAGCTGCAGCCATCGACGCTGGCCAATGCATCGGCCCGCGGGGCGGCCCTGCTGGGAGCCCAGGCGGCGGGCTTGCTGCCCACGCCCCTGCGGGAGAGCCGGCCACCGGATGCACTGGACGAGCCGCCGGTACGGCCCCAGGCCAACCATGACGCAGGCTACTGGCGCTTCCGGGACACCTACCTGGCCCTGCATGACGCAGGCGGAAGCCTCGGCGGCGCCTGA
- a CDS encoding PEP-CTERM sorting domain-containing protein, translated as MKLRSVLLWVTVLQAGIAWAAPSSASGAASLGNLQIGVIDLAPDDNIAPSYAWRSGAPWTKYGGRIDLDVRNEIVNGWLPEVSLSFSSDDGTTQVSLSGGTLRAAADIESDDHAGEATAHIYTGIAENPYQDEYLLKLSPYTRITVTADATAWLSQMWGVPSTSFRPSYSGASLLVRGGGPSWNFDDVFLFPTDDGAPVNESRQLSVTFFNDTASFADVQLRATVVVSAHLPLPVAVPESSTWLLIATGLCGLAWRGRRGWGRKLPFDRSSIQNGPIEFL; from the coding sequence ATGAAGCTTCGTAGCGTGCTGCTGTGGGTCACCGTACTTCAGGCGGGCATAGCGTGGGCCGCGCCCTCTAGTGCTTCTGGTGCCGCCAGCCTCGGAAACCTTCAAATCGGCGTCATCGACCTGGCACCGGACGACAACATTGCTCCATCTTACGCTTGGCGTTCGGGGGCGCCATGGACGAAGTATGGCGGTCGCATCGATCTCGATGTTCGTAATGAGATAGTGAATGGGTGGTTGCCAGAGGTATCGCTTTCGTTCTCTAGTGACGATGGTACGACCCAGGTTTCACTGAGTGGCGGTACCCTGCGGGCCGCGGCGGATATCGAGAGCGACGACCACGCAGGAGAGGCCACGGCGCACATCTACACGGGCATCGCGGAGAACCCGTACCAAGATGAATACCTGCTCAAATTGAGTCCGTACACGCGCATCACCGTTACGGCGGATGCCACCGCTTGGCTCAGTCAAATGTGGGGGGTGCCGTCGACTTCTTTTCGACCCAGTTACAGCGGCGCGTCGCTCCTTGTACGGGGAGGGGGCCCCAGCTGGAACTTCGATGACGTGTTCCTGTTCCCGACCGACGATGGCGCGCCGGTGAATGAGAGCCGCCAGCTATCGGTTACTTTTTTCAACGACACTGCCAGCTTTGCGGACGTCCAGTTGCGCGCGACAGTGGTTGTCTCAGCCCATCTACCCCTTCCGGTTGCGGTCCCCGAGTCGTCTACATGGCTCTTAATAGCTACAGGTTTGTGCGGATTGGCGTGGCGAGGACGCCGGGGCTGGGGCCGTAAGCTTCCCTTTGACCGGTCGTCGATCCAAAATGGACCGATCGAATTTCTATAA
- a CDS encoding PEP-CTERM sorting domain-containing protein: MNSQLLGSMPRGLFARSIATIAFACFACGAHAAPGPNLLRDGGFDNAHPFWPEYPDLGGDVLDDWQTDDRSQDSSTAGADFFQNAVIADTTTHYGDVAGGSGASAAVMYNHASMWQTFSVGAAGTYSISWLDASAQTGRSYNKSLFDTSILVAYGLHYQVTLGGQVLGKFVAEVGQDFTRHSFVVDLAPGEYTLRFTGLDHGKISHFGGAGQYSLQQTTHIALFDDVTVAAVPEPGTYALMLAGIGALSVGAKRRRAHRG, from the coding sequence ATGAATTCCCAGCTTCTCGGCAGCATGCCGCGCGGCCTCTTCGCGCGCTCGATTGCCACCATTGCCTTTGCCTGCTTCGCTTGCGGCGCGCACGCAGCCCCCGGACCCAATCTGCTTCGCGACGGCGGCTTCGACAACGCCCATCCCTTCTGGCCGGAGTATCCGGACCTCGGCGGTGATGTGCTGGACGACTGGCAGACCGACGACCGCTCGCAAGACAGCTCGACCGCCGGCGCCGACTTCTTCCAGAACGCCGTGATCGCCGACACCACCACTCACTACGGTGACGTGGCTGGCGGCTCGGGTGCCTCTGCCGCGGTGATGTACAACCACGCCTCGATGTGGCAGACCTTCAGCGTCGGCGCGGCCGGCACCTACAGCATCTCCTGGCTGGATGCTTCGGCGCAGACCGGGCGCAGCTACAACAAGAGCCTGTTCGACACCTCCATCCTGGTGGCCTACGGCCTGCACTACCAGGTCACGCTGGGCGGGCAGGTGCTGGGCAAGTTCGTGGCAGAGGTAGGCCAGGACTTCACGCGCCATTCCTTCGTCGTCGACCTGGCGCCGGGCGAATACACCTTGCGGTTCACCGGGCTCGATCACGGCAAGATCTCGCACTTCGGTGGCGCAGGGCAATACAGCCTCCAGCAGACCACTCACATTGCCCTGTTCGACGACGTGACGGTTGCGGCAGTGCCAGAGCCGGGTACGTATGCGCTGATGCTGGCGGGAATTGGAGCCCTTTCCGTGGGCGCCAAGCGCCGTCGCGCACACCGGGGTTGA
- a CDS encoding M14 family metallopeptidase, whose product MKFIHSHLGAALAAVGLTLAITPALAGPGHAQDLRVLREQERQRVNIYKAYFPDAATARKAAISFHANLLEADYAKGYLVLELDGTDIARLQRFGFRVEHAPDYVAKRDEFLNAIQAAAASRSAATSGTGAKAAADVGIQSIPGYSCYETVEETFAAAQGFVSSHPTLASWIDIGDSWEKTRGIGGYDLRVLKLTNSAVGGSKPKLFVNSAIHAREYTTAPLVLEFARWLVNGYGTNADATWILDHHEVHLLLHTNPDGRKKAEGGVLWRKNTNTAYCGATSNTRGADLNRNFSFSWNSTNGEGSSGSQCNETYRGPSPASEPEVQALERYIRSLWPDRRGPNKGDAAPSDTSGIHLDIHSYSQLVLWPWGDTATPSGNGTALQTLGRRFAYFNGYTPQQSIGLYPTDGTSDGPSYGELGVAAFTIELGTSFFESCSSYTGSTRPNNLPALIYAAKVVRTPYITPAGPDVTNVALGGGASEGGVPAGTAVSLTASVTDTRFNNSNGTEPTQAIAGAEAYIDVPPWVSGAVPIPLGAADGSFNSTTEGVTGSLSTSGLSEGKHIVYVRGRDASGAWGPISAAFLKIGDGGGGDPTIDLGLSARRTWSGWQVTLSWSGATGDQVDVWRNGTKVGTTANDGLYRESRSRGTWRYKVCESGSTTACSDEETISF is encoded by the coding sequence GACCGCCCGCAAGGCCGCCATCAGCTTCCACGCCAACCTGCTGGAGGCGGATTACGCCAAAGGCTACCTGGTGCTGGAGCTGGACGGCACCGACATCGCGCGGTTGCAGCGTTTTGGTTTCCGCGTCGAGCACGCGCCCGACTACGTGGCCAAGCGCGACGAGTTCCTGAACGCCATCCAGGCGGCGGCGGCCAGCCGCAGCGCTGCCACCAGCGGCACCGGGGCGAAGGCGGCCGCCGACGTCGGCATCCAGTCCATCCCTGGCTATTCGTGCTACGAGACGGTGGAGGAAACCTTCGCCGCCGCACAGGGCTTCGTCTCCAGCCATCCGACGCTGGCCAGCTGGATCGATATCGGCGATTCCTGGGAGAAGACGCGGGGCATCGGCGGCTATGACCTCCGGGTGCTCAAGCTGACCAACAGCGCTGTCGGCGGCAGCAAGCCCAAGCTGTTCGTCAACAGTGCCATCCATGCCCGCGAATACACCACCGCCCCGCTTGTGCTGGAGTTCGCCCGCTGGCTGGTCAACGGCTACGGCACCAACGCAGACGCGACCTGGATTCTCGACCACCACGAGGTGCACCTGCTGCTGCACACCAACCCGGACGGCCGCAAGAAGGCCGAAGGCGGCGTGCTGTGGCGCAAGAACACCAACACCGCCTATTGCGGGGCCACGAGCAACACGCGCGGTGCGGACCTGAACCGCAACTTCAGCTTCAGCTGGAACTCCACCAACGGTGAAGGCTCCAGCGGCAGCCAGTGCAACGAGACCTACCGCGGCCCGTCCCCGGCTTCCGAACCTGAAGTTCAGGCGCTGGAGCGCTACATCCGCTCGCTGTGGCCCGATCGCCGAGGCCCCAACAAGGGCGACGCCGCACCGAGCGACACCAGCGGCATCCACCTCGACATCCACAGCTACAGCCAACTGGTGCTGTGGCCGTGGGGCGACACCGCCACGCCCTCGGGCAACGGCACGGCACTGCAGACCCTGGGCCGGCGCTTTGCCTACTTCAACGGCTACACGCCGCAGCAGTCCATCGGCCTGTACCCGACCGACGGCACCAGCGACGGCCCGAGCTATGGGGAACTGGGGGTGGCCGCCTTCACGATCGAGCTGGGCACCAGCTTCTTCGAGAGCTGCAGCAGCTACACCGGGTCGACGCGGCCGAACAACCTGCCGGCGCTCATCTATGCAGCGAAGGTGGTGCGCACGCCCTACATCACTCCGGCGGGCCCGGATGTGACGAACGTCGCATTGGGCGGTGGCGCGAGCGAGGGCGGCGTGCCGGCCGGCACCGCGGTGAGCCTGACGGCTTCGGTGACCGACACGCGCTTCAACAACAGCAACGGTACCGAGCCGACCCAGGCTATCGCTGGCGCGGAAGCGTATATCGATGTGCCGCCCTGGGTTTCCGGCGCCGTGCCCATCCCGCTCGGTGCAGCCGACGGCAGCTTCAACTCGACCACCGAAGGTGTCACTGGCAGCCTGTCCACCAGCGGTCTGAGCGAGGGCAAGCACATCGTCTATGTGCGAGGTCGCGATGCCTCGGGCGCCTGGGGACCGATCTCGGCAGCCTTCCTCAAGATTGGCGACGGCGGCGGTGGCGACCCGACCATTGACCTCGGCCTCAGCGCCCGGCGCACCTGGAGCGGCTGGCAAGTCACGCTCAGCTGGAGCGGTGCCACCGGGGATCAGGTCGACGTGTGGCGCAATGGTACGAAGGTGGGCACGACCGCGAACGACGGGCTCTACCGTGAATCGCGCAGCCGCGGCACCTGGCGCTACAAGGTGTGCGAGAGCGGCTCCACGACCGCTTGCTCTGACGAAGAAACGATCTCCTTCTGA